Proteins encoded by one window of Sphingosinicella sp. BN140058:
- a CDS encoding formylglycine-generating enzyme family protein produces MQASRTRSLILTGFLVGAGWPAMAAGLAGGPPGSDDVPRSDVLPIAVGTVHESAHPKATVRIEQDCPDCPQLSRIEIPESVGTRARVLTVGRFEVTWKEYLKSVDDASCPIPSLLDGTKVDPRDPRLRDRVAVTGMGYKGAECYVQWLSRRTGKVYRLPTVEEWEFAARGGAASRYPWGDALGFNNALVGTAFDMLRYPMIDVYDQRMPSNIRVTGLLSPNRFGLHDVVGNAFELTSTAVVLPVEECWPGETPPCHRLIIKSGPLEDDAPLSQTFYMKATMANANTGFRVVRDEAK; encoded by the coding sequence ATGCAGGCTTCGCGAACGCGATCGCTTATCCTCACTGGCTTCCTCGTTGGCGCAGGTTGGCCAGCGATGGCGGCGGGGCTCGCAGGAGGGCCGCCCGGCTCTGATGACGTTCCACGTTCTGACGTTCTTCCAATCGCTGTCGGGACTGTCCACGAGAGCGCTCATCCCAAAGCCACCGTTCGGATCGAACAGGATTGTCCCGACTGTCCCCAGCTGTCGCGGATCGAGATACCAGAGAGCGTGGGCACGAGGGCGAGGGTCCTCACTGTCGGCAGGTTCGAGGTGACATGGAAGGAATATCTGAAGTCCGTTGATGACGCTTCCTGCCCCATTCCCTCGCTGCTCGACGGGACGAAGGTTGATCCGCGCGACCCCCGTCTGCGCGATCGCGTGGCCGTGACCGGCATGGGGTACAAGGGGGCCGAATGCTACGTGCAATGGCTGAGCAGGCGCACGGGAAAGGTCTATCGGCTTCCGACTGTAGAGGAATGGGAGTTTGCAGCCCGCGGCGGCGCCGCATCGCGCTACCCGTGGGGAGATGCCTTGGGCTTCAACAATGCCTTGGTCGGCACGGCGTTCGACATGCTCAGGTATCCGATGATCGACGTTTACGATCAGCGGATGCCCAGTAACATTCGCGTTACCGGTCTCCTCTCGCCGAACCGGTTCGGGCTCCACGACGTGGTCGGAAATGCGTTCGAGCTGACCTCGACCGCCGTGGTGCTCCCGGTCGAGGAGTGCTGGCCGGGAGAAACCCCTCCCTGCCATCGGTTGATCATTAAGAGCGGCCCACTCGAGGACGATGCCCCCCTCTCGCAAACCTTCTACATGAAAGCGACGATGGCCAACGCTAATACCGGATTTCGGGTCGTACGGGACGAAGCGAAGTGA
- a CDS encoding response regulator, whose product MNALILIAEDDPEIADIIRAYLEREGFRTVHAGDGRIALDLHHALKPDLILLDVSMPRMDGWEVLSAVRQRSTTPVIMVTALDQDIDKLQALRIGADDYVVKPFNPVEVVARTKAVLRRAAGDHGGVVLRAGPLEIDREAHEVRKIAADGTAARLSLTLTEFRMLVHLARNPHRVFSRGELVDACLPGSDALDRTVDSHISKLRRKLGQAGLPDMPQGVRGVGYRLMQS is encoded by the coding sequence ATGAACGCGCTCATCCTTATCGCTGAAGACGATCCCGAGATTGCGGACATCATCCGCGCCTATCTCGAACGGGAGGGGTTCCGAACGGTGCACGCTGGAGACGGCAGGATCGCACTCGATCTGCATCATGCATTGAAGCCCGACCTGATCCTGCTCGACGTGTCCATGCCCCGGATGGACGGCTGGGAGGTTCTGTCCGCCGTGCGGCAACGCTCCACGACTCCTGTCATAATGGTGACTGCGCTGGATCAGGACATAGACAAGCTGCAAGCGCTGCGAATTGGCGCCGACGATTACGTCGTAAAGCCGTTCAATCCGGTCGAAGTCGTCGCCCGGACCAAGGCCGTGTTGCGACGAGCGGCTGGCGACCACGGGGGTGTCGTCCTCAGGGCCGGACCGCTCGAGATAGACCGGGAAGCCCATGAGGTCCGGAAAATCGCGGCGGACGGCACGGCCGCCCGTCTCTCTTTGACTCTCACGGAATTCCGCATGCTGGTGCATCTCGCAAGGAACCCGCACCGTGTTTTCAGCCGCGGAGAGCTGGTGGACGCGTGCTTGCCGGGGAGCGATGCGCTGGACCGGACCGTCGACAGTCACATCAGCAAACTGCGGCGGAAGCTCGGGCAAGCCGGCCTCCCCGACATGCCCCAAGGCGTACGAGGTGTCGGTTACCGGCTGATGCAGTCGTGA
- a CDS encoding efflux RND transporter periplasmic adaptor subunit has translation MLTAATLALAACSETPPEDAAAQPVEVLVMKVQPQDVEVTDELPGRVVAFRTAEIRPQVGGIIQRRFFEQGAFVQAGQPLFQINPAPYRADANSAAASLARARASLHLASTQAGRLKPLVAADAISRQSYDNAVAQRAQAAAEVAQAGSELARRRLDVGFARVTSPISGQIGATLVTEGALVAAQDSNPLAVVQQIDKVYVDVRQPAERFEALLQARGSGKAPDANSVEILTSSGISYPVRGRILFSGVTVEPGTGNAVVRVEVNNPQHRLLPGMFVRARLPRMTAPAAITVPQEAVTRDAKGVATVAVVDSQGRVRDRQVNVGEIYNGRYILLSGIRAGETIIVVGRDRVQTGVPVNPRPWQPAKR, from the coding sequence ATGCTCACAGCCGCCACCCTGGCGCTTGCCGCCTGCTCGGAGACGCCCCCGGAGGACGCAGCTGCCCAGCCGGTGGAGGTGCTGGTCATGAAGGTTCAGCCGCAGGATGTGGAGGTCACCGACGAACTGCCAGGCCGGGTTGTCGCTTTCCGAACCGCAGAGATCCGGCCGCAGGTCGGCGGCATCATCCAGCGCCGCTTCTTCGAGCAGGGGGCCTTCGTGCAGGCCGGACAACCGTTGTTTCAGATCAATCCAGCCCCATACCGTGCCGACGCAAACAGCGCTGCCGCTTCACTCGCCCGCGCTCGCGCATCGCTTCACCTTGCGTCAACGCAGGCTGGCCGATTGAAACCCCTGGTAGCAGCGGATGCGATCAGCCGGCAGAGCTATGACAATGCGGTGGCGCAACGTGCCCAGGCCGCTGCAGAGGTGGCACAGGCGGGCTCCGAGCTCGCTCGCCGTCGCCTCGACGTCGGCTTCGCGCGGGTGACCTCCCCCATTTCCGGCCAGATCGGCGCAACGCTGGTCACAGAAGGTGCGCTGGTCGCGGCCCAGGACTCCAACCCTCTCGCCGTCGTCCAGCAGATCGACAAGGTCTATGTCGATGTTCGTCAGCCCGCGGAGCGCTTCGAGGCGCTGCTGCAAGCCCGGGGAAGCGGGAAGGCGCCTGACGCGAACAGCGTCGAGATCCTGACCTCGTCCGGAATCTCCTATCCGGTGCGTGGCCGCATCCTGTTCTCAGGAGTGACGGTGGAGCCGGGCACCGGGAACGCCGTGGTTCGGGTGGAGGTGAACAATCCGCAGCACCGTTTGCTGCCGGGGATGTTCGTCCGCGCAAGGCTGCCCCGAATGACCGCACCTGCCGCGATCACCGTGCCGCAGGAGGCGGTGACGCGTGATGCAAAGGGGGTGGCGACGGTTGCCGTGGTCGATAGCCAGGGCCGGGTTCGGGACCGGCAGGTGAATGTCGGCGAAATCTACAACGGACGGTACATCCTGCTTTCCGGCATCCGCGCCGGGGAGACCATCATCGTCGTCGGCCGCGATCGTGTTCAGACCGGCGTACCGGTGAACCCGCGTCCGTGGCAGCCGGCCAAGCGCTGA
- a CDS encoding metallophosphoesterase: MSGAAIALLVLASLFLIVGVREAVSQPVERRLTIGLSGWPPGARPLKIALLSDIHLGNDAMDAGRLRSIVGDVNAARPDLVLLAGDFVVGHDAAGAERRAAGLEAPLSHLKAPLGVVAVLGNHDHWTSPDGVRDALGRAGIRVLGNEALRAGPLAILGVDDSFSGHDDVAATRASWKPIGGIHLVLTHSPDLAHKLSDHVHLVLAGHTHCGQVVLPWLGSVLTRSPRQRWRPLYDTRYRCGVVRDTNRIVVVTAGVGSGTSPVRLSAPPDWWLVTVGAAAEGPGRRK; the protein is encoded by the coding sequence TTGAGCGGGGCTGCCATCGCTTTGCTGGTGCTCGCGAGCCTGTTCCTGATTGTCGGCGTACGAGAAGCGGTCTCCCAGCCGGTCGAGCGTCGACTGACGATTGGGCTGTCCGGATGGCCACCCGGCGCAAGGCCCCTCAAGATCGCTTTGCTCTCGGACATTCACCTCGGCAACGACGCGATGGACGCCGGGCGGCTGCGCAGCATCGTTGGCGACGTGAATGCTGCACGGCCGGATCTAGTCCTGCTGGCCGGAGATTTCGTGGTCGGCCACGACGCCGCTGGTGCGGAGCGCCGCGCCGCTGGCCTGGAAGCGCCTTTGTCGCACTTGAAGGCGCCGCTTGGCGTGGTCGCGGTTCTTGGCAATCATGATCACTGGACCTCGCCAGATGGCGTTCGTGACGCGCTTGGTCGAGCCGGCATCAGAGTGCTCGGGAACGAAGCCCTCCGAGCAGGTCCATTGGCGATCCTTGGCGTCGATGACTCCTTTTCGGGCCATGACGATGTCGCCGCGACCCGCGCTTCGTGGAAGCCCATTGGCGGCATCCATCTCGTTCTGACGCATTCGCCCGATCTGGCGCACAAGCTTTCGGATCACGTTCATCTCGTGCTGGCCGGGCATACTCATTGCGGCCAGGTCGTTCTGCCGTGGCTGGGATCGGTTCTGACGCGCAGCCCGAGGCAACGATGGAGGCCCCTCTACGACACGCGCTACCGCTGCGGCGTGGTGCGTGACACGAACCGGATCGTCGTCGTCACTGCGGGTGTCGGATCCGGAACGAGCCCGGTCCGCCTGAGCGCACCCCCTGACTGGTGGCTGGTGACCGTCGGAGCGGCAGCGGAGGGTCCAGGTCGTCGCAAGTGA
- a CDS encoding ATP-binding protein: MMTVVVVCIALSVAAFEIVYFAFFALGLPGISSLNELYFEPIDFVILAGSIIVGLMIASVIAVRIAKRILRPLRSVEQALRCIAQGDLSARALQDEHGPLEAAGLIDDFNNMADRLEQASKNISIWNAQIAHELRTPLTILGGRLQGVIDGVFEPDDRLIANLMVQVENLKRLVEDLRVVSLVDSGHLDLRVSRIEPAQEVRALVDLVQPRLADAGFTVIADGDGGEALLDASRLRQALLALIENARVHAPPGKLLIRSRLSEARVRFEVVDEGKGLPKDFIPIAFAQFARAEASNQRLGSGLGLSVVKAIAIAHGGDASYSQKNGRSTFMLDLPRWG; the protein is encoded by the coding sequence ATGATGACGGTCGTCGTCGTGTGCATCGCACTTTCGGTTGCTGCCTTCGAGATCGTCTATTTTGCGTTCTTTGCGCTGGGCCTTCCGGGGATCAGCTCGCTGAACGAGCTGTACTTCGAACCCATCGACTTTGTGATCCTCGCTGGATCCATCATCGTGGGACTGATGATCGCGTCGGTTATCGCGGTCAGGATAGCCAAGCGTATTCTGCGGCCGCTGCGATCGGTCGAGCAGGCGCTGCGATGCATCGCGCAAGGGGATCTCTCCGCGCGCGCTCTCCAAGATGAACATGGACCGCTTGAGGCCGCCGGGCTGATTGACGACTTCAACAACATGGCTGATCGCCTGGAACAGGCATCCAAAAACATCTCGATCTGGAACGCGCAGATCGCGCACGAACTACGGACGCCCCTGACCATTCTTGGGGGCAGGCTGCAAGGGGTCATAGACGGTGTGTTCGAACCCGATGACCGCCTCATTGCTAACTTGATGGTGCAAGTTGAAAACCTGAAGCGCCTCGTCGAGGATCTGCGGGTCGTCAGCCTCGTCGACAGCGGCCATCTTGACCTTCGTGTAAGCCGCATCGAACCGGCGCAAGAGGTCAGGGCGCTGGTTGACCTCGTTCAGCCGCGACTAGCAGACGCAGGCTTTACGGTCATCGCCGATGGCGATGGCGGCGAGGCGCTTCTCGATGCGAGCCGCTTACGGCAAGCCTTGCTTGCTCTAATCGAGAACGCCCGCGTGCATGCTCCTCCAGGAAAGTTGCTAATTCGGTCTCGGCTGAGCGAGGCGAGGGTGAGGTTTGAGGTCGTGGACGAGGGGAAGGGCTTGCCGAAAGACTTCATCCCCATAGCTTTCGCCCAATTTGCACGCGCCGAGGCTTCGAACCAGCGTCTTGGCTCCGGCCTTGGCCTCTCGGTGGTGAAAGCGATAGCGATCGCGCACGGTGGCGACGCCTCCTATTCTCAGAAAAATGGGAGATCGACTTTCATGCTCGATCTTCCGCGGTGGGGGTGA